The Metabacillus sediminilitoris genome window below encodes:
- the rpmE gene encoding 50S ribosomal protein L31, with product MKTGIHPNFNKVMVKCACGNEFETGSVLNEIKVEVCSECHPFYTGRQKFADAGGRVDKFNKKYGLKQK from the coding sequence ATGAAAACAGGAATTCATCCAAACTTTAATAAGGTTATGGTGAAATGTGCTTGTGGTAACGAATTCGAAACTGGATCTGTATTAAACGAGATCAAAGTTGAGGTTTGTTCTGAGTGCCATCCATTCTACACAGGACGTCAAAAATTTGCAGATGCAGGTGGACGTGTAGATAAATTCAATAAAAAATACGGCCTTAAACAAAAGTAA
- a CDS encoding thymidine kinase, translating into MYVMKQSGWLEIICGSMFSGKSEELIRRVRRAQFAKQEVKVFKPSIDNRYSEEEVVSHNGTAIICKPLASSLDIFKHISEKTDVIAVDEVQFFDEHICDVLTLLANQGYRVIAAGLDQDFRGEPFSVVPQLMAIAELVTKLQAVCSVCGSPASRTQRLINGKPASYDDPIILVGASESYEPRCRHHHEVPGAPVMDITKENSETKL; encoded by the coding sequence ATGTATGTCATGAAACAAAGCGGGTGGCTTGAAATAATCTGCGGAAGCATGTTTTCAGGTAAATCCGAGGAACTCATTCGCCGGGTTCGACGTGCGCAATTTGCGAAACAAGAAGTAAAGGTTTTTAAACCTAGTATAGATAACCGCTATAGTGAAGAAGAGGTCGTTTCACACAATGGTACAGCAATCATATGTAAGCCGTTAGCTTCTTCACTAGATATTTTTAAGCATATTAGCGAAAAAACAGATGTGATTGCTGTCGATGAAGTACAGTTCTTTGATGAACATATTTGTGATGTGTTGACATTATTAGCTAATCAAGGATACCGTGTCATCGCAGCTGGGTTAGATCAAGACTTTAGGGGCGAACCATTTAGTGTTGTACCACAATTAATGGCTATTGCAGAATTAGTCACTAAGCTTCAAGCCGTATGCTCTGTCTGCGGTTCACCTGCAAGCCGTACACAAAGACTAATTAACGGGAAACCAGCTTCATACGATGATCCAATTATTCTTGTCGGGGCTTCAGAATCATATGAGCCTAGATGCAGACATCACCATGAAGTGCCAGGTGCTCCTGTCATGGATATAACAAAAGAAAATAGTGAGACGAAGCTTTAA